TGTTCCCTGATAAATTCCCGCTCCTTTTGTCTTCGCAAAAAGTCTTGCAAGCTTGCGGATGTCATGAGCAGGAACCCAGGTAATATTCTCTGCCCACTCCGGGGTATATTGCTGGACATGGGAAATCAGTATATCAAAACCAAGTGTATATTTCTCAATGAAGTCAGCATCATAAAGTTTTTCATTTATAATTACGTGTATCATTGCAAGGGCCATAGCTCCATCAGTACCAGGCCTTATTCTGAGATACATCTCGGCACGGTCTGCGAGCGGGATCCTTTTAGGGTCAATGACAATAAGCTTTGCCCCCTTTTTCAAATTCTCCTCAATGGCAAGTAGCAAAGGAAAATCAGATGCCTCCGGGTTATGACCCCAGAGGATATAGAGGCTCGAATCAAGTTCCTCTGTAGGATACTTGCCAAAGGTAATCTGTCTGGTACGAATTCTCATCCTGTAACAGATGGATTCCACTGAAAAAAAGTTAGGGGAGCCAAATGCAGCTTTAATTCTCTGTGTCAGACCAGCCATCTCCAGATTCTCGACACCTATAGACCCGCTGAAAACTCCCAATATACCTGGGCCAAACTCCTCCTTAAGCTTTAAGAGCTTATCTGCGATTTCAGTAAGGGCTTGATCCCATGTTACCCTCTTCCAGTTTTTATCTACCCTCTTCATTGGGTACTTAAGACGTTTGGGATCGTAAATATTATCAAGCATTGCCTCGCCTTTTGGGCAAAGCTTCCCTTTATTCAGTGGATGAGACGGAAGTCCTTCAACCTTTACTGCCTTGCCATCCTTAACAGTTACTATAGTTCCACAACTATGGTAACAGAGGGTACAATCTGTTAATACCTTTTTCATATTTTCAACCATACACTCCTCAGCCACTAAAATCCGGAATGATAAATTCTATGACATTCACCGTTGTGCCTCTAAATCTTGTTTACAAATAATGCAATCGGGATTTCTCTCTGCTTTTATTTCTCTGAATGTCATATCAATCCCTGAGAAAAAAAGCAACCGTCCCTTAAGAAGTTCAACATAATCTCTATCAACGAGCCTTATAAATCCAACCCCAGCAGCAACGAGATAATATGTAGAATCAGATTTGATTGCCACCTTATTCATGTCTATTAAGGTTAAACTTTGAAATTATAATTAAAATTTGCTGTATTTTTCAAGCAAAATGGGCTGACCTTTGTAATCATGAGATATAAGTTGAATATAGCGTGCTAATCCATTATAGTAAAAAATAGTTGGTAGCCCATTGCTCAAATCATAAGGGGTTTTTGATATGTTAATATGGCCTGACTGTATTCATTGTATTCTGAGGATGTCCCTGAATGCCTCTCGCATCATTATGAAAAACAAAGATCAGGTAAGACAATTCATCGAGCAAATTCTTAAATTAAAGGCCCTTAAGGGGGAAGACTGGAAGGTTACATCCCCTGAGATAATAAGAGACGTCTGGCGAATAATCAATAAGGTCTCCGGGTTTGATGACCCCTTGAAAAAAATCAAGAAGGAACAAAATGATGCAGCCCTAAAAATTTACCCCTTCGCCAAAAGGTTTATTTCAGAAAGTTATGACCCTTTCCTTGAAGCCTTAAAGTTCTCAATCGCAGGTAACTCTATAGATCTAATGACAGGTGAAACAAAAAAACCAAAAAAGGAGATTATAAAGAAACTACAGCAATTTGCAATAAAAGAGGAAAACATAAAGGGATTGAAAGAAAGATTAAACAAAACAAGGAAACTTGTGTATCTTGGAGATAACTGTGGCGAAATTGTCTTCGACAGGCTTTTTATAGAAACTATCTTGGATAATTATGATATAGAAATAACCTTTGTCACAAGAAAATTCCCGGTGCTCAATGATGCGACCTTATCCGATGCCTTGTATGTGGGCATGGATAAAGTAGTACGTGTCATTGATAATGGGATACGGGAACCACTCCCCGGCACCATGTTGAAAAAAATATCTCCTGAACTAAAAAGACTCATAGATGAATCGGACCTTGTAATCTCAAAGGGGGGAGGAAATTACGACTTGCTTACTGAAGAAAGCAGATTAAAGGGGAAAATTTCCTTTCTTGTTCAGGCGAAATGTAAACCATACACAACTATCCACAGAGTCCTGCTGGGTAGTCTTGTTGTAAAGAACCTTTCATGAGGATAATACTATAAGACTTAAATCCTTTTTAATTTTCTCAATCCTCTCAGCTCTATTTATTTTTTCAATGTTTTACCGTGTCTCTAATGCCATAATAGCTCCCGATCTTATTAAAGATTTACATCTTAATGCAGAAACCCTCGGGATTCTTGGAAGTGCTTTCTTTTACTCTTTTGCCCTGCTTCAGATTCCGATGGGTATTTTGCTTGACCGTATTGGTCCCCGGGTAGTGATAAGCCTTTTCTCTTTAGTTGGAGCAATCGGAGCCTTTATCTTTGCCCTTGCAAGTACCTTCATTATTGCCTTTCTGGGGAGGGTTCTTATTGGTATCGGAATGGCTTCTGTTTTAATGGGAACCCTGAAGATTTTTGTCCTCAGATTCTCTCCGGAAAAATTTTCAACCCTGTTTGGAATTTTCATTTCCATTGGAACATTGGGGAGCATACTTGCAACGTCTCCACTGGCATACTTGAATTCCACAATTGGCTGGAGGGCTACATTAATGTTTGCTGGGGGACTAACCTTCATACTTTCTTTTTTAATTTTCTGGGTATTGGGTAACC
This genomic interval from Pseudomonadota bacterium contains the following:
- a CDS encoding ARMT1-like domain-containing protein, whose amino-acid sequence is MLIWPDCIHCILRMSLNASRIIMKNKDQVRQFIEQILKLKALKGEDWKVTSPEIIRDVWRIINKVSGFDDPLKKIKKEQNDAALKIYPFAKRFISESYDPFLEALKFSIAGNSIDLMTGETKKPKKEIIKKLQQFAIKEENIKGLKERLNKTRKLVYLGDNCGEIVFDRLFIETILDNYDIEITFVTRKFPVLNDATLSDALYVGMDKVVRVIDNGIREPLPGTMLKKISPELKRLIDESDLVISKGGGNYDLLTEESRLKGKISFLVQAKCKPYTTIHRVLLGSLVVKNLS